A DNA window from Augochlora pura isolate Apur16 chromosome 9, APUR_v2.2.1, whole genome shotgun sequence contains the following coding sequences:
- the LOC144475361 gene encoding transducin beta-like protein 2, producing MTRRDRTVLLWCTKELAVKEKRSLRVNIEFDHAVLIRWSPDGKAFIIHKAVANTIEVYKISKKSDGTLASATKALEFPKKHTEDVVGMDIACTGKYIITCSKTNDLIIWDLKGQILATIELYLGSTYRARVSPCGRFVAASGFMPDVNVFEVVFTKTGDFKQVSKAFDLAGHTSGIYDFNFSADSSHMTTVSKDGTYRLYNTKIEFEKGEDPRILSSGPWDSASTARIALSPNTEVLVIAHGSSLSFYSTVTGALDSTIEDIFLGPITCLAFDALGEYVLVAGDKHIKVFRNITGYRAAIESARRKLAQKQTSATKERLEKLVADNRKFLEAMQEKCP from the exons atgaCGAGAAGAG ATAGAACCGTGTTACTTTGGTGTACGAAAGAACTTGCGGTAAAAGAGAAGAGATCGCTGCGCGTGAACATTGAATTCGATCATGCTGTGTTGATCCGCTGGTCTCCAGATGGCAAGGCTTTTATCATTCACAAAGCTGTTGCGAATACTATCGAGGTGTACAagatttcgaaaaaatcaGACGGGACGTTGGCTTCAGCGACAAAGGCTTTAGAGTTCCCGAAG AAACATACGGAGGATGTTGTTGGTATGGACATTGCGTGCACAGGGAAGTACATTATCACATGCAGTAAAACAAATGATTTGATAATATGGGATCTGAAGGGTCAGATCCTTGCAACGATAGAACTATACCTTGGATCCACCTATAGAGCACGTGTGTCACCTTGTGGGCGTTTCGTTGCAGCTTCAG gaTTCATGCCAGACGTAAACGTGTTCGAAGTAGTTTTCACAAAAACGGGTGACTTCAAGCAAGTGTCAAAGGCCTTCGATCTCGCTGGCCATACGTCCGGAATATACGATTTTAACTTCAGTGCCGATAGCAGCCACATGACCACCGTTTCAAAGGACGGAACCTATCGCTTGTACAACACGAAAA TTGAATTTGAAAAAGGAGAAGATCCACGTATACTTTCGTCTGGCCCATGGGACAGCGCATCGACAGCTAGGATCGCGCTATCACCAAACACAGAAGTGCTGGTAATTGCCCATGGATCTTCTTTGAGTTTTTATTCAACGGTTACTGGTGCTCTAGACAGTACAATAGAAGATATTTTCCTCG GTCCTATTACATGTCTGGCCTTTGATGCTCTAGGAGAGTATGTCTTAGTTGCCGGCGACAAACACATAAAAGTCTTCCGCAATATAACCGGTTATCGAGCGGCCATCGAATCGGCGAGACGTAAACTGGCGCAAAAGCAGACGTCCGCTACGAAGGAACGCTTAGAGAAACTCGTCGCCGACAATCGGAAGTTCCTCGAGGCAATGCAAGAAAAGTGTCCTTAA
- the LOC144475360 gene encoding mRNA-capping enzyme-like has product MSNYNNGNKGLIPPRWLRCPRKAINLVQNKFLAFKTPLSSAFNSQVAEEHRFTVDMLFAYLKSRKLKLGLWIDLTNTTRFYDKECLEEYGCRYLKLQCRGHGETPSEEQTKTFVQVCKNFIAQNPLEIIGVHCTHGFNRTGFLIISYLVETDGTSVDAGLAEFGHARPPGIYKGDYIRELYRRYDDVDDVQQIPPRPAWCLEYDDSNIEDSDEGTSTKNDIPVRRKRREFHNKNPVFMAGVPGVTPIMDERKYSVVQRRVQQICSWESTGFPGSQPVSMDEDNIRLLHERPYMVSWKADGTRYMMLIQENGEIYFIDRDNSVFQVSGLSFPHLTDVRRNLKDTLLDGEMVIDKEVNGTQIPRYLVYDVIMYDGRDVSQLPYHPDRYYKIEKDIMGGRHKAMREGRLQKETEPFAVRLKSFWDVKVASRLLCEQFAKQLGHEPDGLIFQPSKEPYCPGVSSKVLKWKPLSLNSVDFRLKIITESGVGIVPTKVGHLYVGGWNVPFGKMKVTKEIKNLDNAIIECKIEKGQWVFMRERTDKSFPNSKNTAELVFKSINKPITEERLLNYIEEHAYLQNDSDLMPPPNKRRRA; this is encoded by the exons ATGTCGAACTACAATAATGGCAACAAGGGCCTAATTCCGCCACGATGGCTCCGCTGTCCGCGAAAAGCCATCAACCTGGTACAGAATAAGTTCCTGGCTTTTAAAACTCCGCTGTCGTCGGCGTTCAATAGTCAGGTGGCAGAAGAGCATCGATTCACAGTGGACATGCTCTTCGCATATCTAAAGAGCAGAAAACTGAAGCTAGGTTTATGGATCGATCTAACCAATACCACGAGATTCTATGACAAAGAGTGTTTAGAGGAGTACGGCTGTAGATACTTGAAGCTGCAGTGTAGAGGTCACGGTGAAACACCTTCCGAAGAGCAAACGAAAACTTTCGTGCAAGTCTGTAAGAATTTCATAGCTCAAAATCCGCTGGAGATCATAGGTGTACATTGTACCCATGGCTTCAATAGAACCGGCTTCCTTATCATTAGCTATTTAGTAGAAACCGACGGTACCAGCGTCGACGCTGGCTTGGCTGAATTTGGCCATGCGAGACCGCCAGGTATTTATAAGGGAGATTACATTCGGGAACTGTACAGGAGATATGACGATGTGGACGATGTCCAACAAATTCCCCCGAGGCCGGCTTGGTGTTTGGAATATGACGATTCCAATATAGAAGATTCAGATGAGGGTACTAGCACAAAGAATGATATACCCGTGAGGAGAAAAAGACGCGAATTTCATAATAAGAATCCTGTCTTCATGGCTGGCGTACCTGGTGTTACTCCAATAAtggatgaaagaaaatatagtgTGGTGCAAAGACGGGTTCAACAAATATGTTCATGGGAGTCAACAGGATTCCCAGGTTCCCAACCAGTTTCTATGGACGAAGATAATATTAGATTGTTGCACGAAAGACCATATATGGTATCCTGGAAGGCGGATGGAACCAG ATATATGATGTTGATACAAGAAAAcggagaaatttatttcatagatAGGGACAATAGCGTGTTTCAAGTCAGTGGATTATCCTTTCCACATCTTACAGATGTAAGAAGAAATCTTAAAGACACTTTGTTGGATGGT GAAATGGTGATCGATAAAGAGGTAAATGGCACACAGATTCCAAGATACTTAGTTTATGATGTGATCATGTATGATGGAAGGGACGTGAGTCAATTACCATATCATCCTGATCGTTACTACAAAATTGAGAAAGATATCATGGGTGGTAGACACAAAGCTATGAGGGAAGGAAGACTGCAGAAGGAAACGGAACCCTTTGCAGTACGATTAAAATCCTTTTGGGATGTTAAGGTAGCCTCTAGACTTCTATGCGAGCAGTTTGCCAAGCAACTCGGTCACGAGCCAGATGGTCTGATATTTCAACCATCCAAGGAACCGTATTGTCCAGGTGTTTCTTCTAAAGTCTTGAAGTGGAAACCTTTGTCACTCAACTCGGTAGATTtccgattgaaaataatcacAGAATCCGGAGTAGGAATCGTTCCCACGAAGGTTGGACACCTATATGTAGGCGGATGGAATGTGCCGTTCGGTAAAATGAAGGTCaccaaagaaataaagaatttggACAACGCGATCATAGAATGTAAAATTGAGAAGGGCCAATGGGTTTTCATGCGCGAAAGAACGGACAAATCGTTCCCGAATTCAAAGAATACAGCCGAACTGGTGTtcaaaagtattaataaaccgATCACGGAAGAGCGACTATTGAACTACATCGAGGAGCACGCATACTTACAAAACGACTCCGATCTCATGCCACCGCCGAATAAAAGAAGACGAGCATAG